The sequence CCAATTGCCTTCTGTTTTAATGATTATACAAAAGTTTTAGAGACAAAGGAAATAATATGTCAATATGACATATTATTTTGCAGGAGCAGCTTCCTTTTTGGTGACGATACTGAAAGTGATATCTGAGAGTTCCGTATGTGCTTTGATAAAGGCATTGACCTCATCCAGTGTGACAGACTCGATCTTTTTTAACTGTTCTTTGCTAAAGTCAAGCGGTCTTCCATAGTAGTAGTCATTATAGGCTCTATGCAGTCTTTGGGAAAGTGTTTCTGTACGCAGAGGCTCAGAACCAAGTAAGAATTTCTTTGTATCATCAAGCTCTTTTTGGGTGATACCCTCTTTGACAAATGTGTCTACCACCTCTTGTATCAGATCTTTTGCCTCATCTTGCGTACTGAGCTTTGTTTGCATATATCCGCTCAAGTAAGAGACCGGTTTTGTACGTCTGAATGAGGAGTAGACACCATAGGTAAGACCGCGTTTTACACGAATCTCTTCCATGAGACGTGAACCAAAACCGGCACCTCCCAGAAGGTACTCTGCAATCTTTGCCAGGTACTGGTCTTTTTCTTTATAACTATAGTTGAATGGTGCACCAAAATAGATATATGCCTGCTGCGTATCTTCATCGATAAGTACGACCTCTTTCTTATCTGAAGCCTGGATACTTTCCACCTCTTCCTCTTCAACTTTTGGCAGCACTGCAAGAAGCTTTGTCAGATACCCTTCGGCTTCATCCAAAGTAATGTCCCCACCCACAACACCTATGGCATTGTTATACCCTAAATGGGTAGAGATAAATGTCTGGATATCTTCCAGTGAGATACTCTCTATACTCTCAATCGTACCGTCATACGGTCTGGCTAACACACTGCCTTTAAAAAGTGTCGCCCTCAAAGAGGTACCTGCGATATAATCAAAGTCACTCTTCTTTTGTGTCAGCCAGCCTATCTTTTGATGTTTGATGTGGGCCAGTGCCTCTTTGGTGTAATTTGGGTCTTTTAAAAGTTCCTCCAGACGCTCTACTGCATAGGGAAATTCACTTTTTAATGAAGAGACCTCTATGACAAAACTCTCACGTCCCACATGAGCACCGATCTCTACAGCATGGGCATCAAGTTTAGTAGCAAATCCTACACTTCCTTCTTTAGAGGTACCCTCATTCATAAGCCTTGCAGACATGTCAGCCAAACCATCTTTGGTATTGCTCAAATGTCCTGCATTTTTAAAAACCAGTTGGATCGATACGATAGGAAGGTACTTCTCTTGCTCAAATACAACTGGTACTTTACTCCCTTTAACCTCTATCTCTTGAACCAATGCTGCCATCAATACTCCTTGTACTGCTATCCAAAATAAAATAATGTTCTTCATATAAAACCTTTAGGTTTTTATTTACTCTAAAGTAAAAAATAAATGTGACTGTCATCTAAGCCAACTGCTGACAAGCAACTACATTGCAGTGCAAATGAGGCACTAGATGACAAGCCATAAGTGAACGTAGCTCTTTTGAGCAAAGCTCAAAAAACGTCCTTATTCATAGTACCGTTCTAATATCTCATATGCAGTATTACGTTTTGCAGGCTTTTCACCCACATCTCTAATCAGCTTGATCATCTCTTCCTGGTTCATCTGGTTTTTCGCTCCTGCTGCAGAAACGACATTCTCTTCCATCATCGTCGACCCAAGATCATTGGCTCCAAAAAGAAGTGCCATCTGTCCTATGTAAGAACCTTGTGTCACCCATGAACTCTGAATGTTAGGTACATTGTCCAAAAAGAGTCTGGCTACAGCCAAATAACGAAGGTAGAGATTTGAAGAGGTCTTAGTGATCGTTGGTAACTCTCTTTTAAGCTGCGTATGGTCACTTTGATAAGACCACATGATAAATGCCCTAAACCCTCCAGTCTCGTCCTGAAGCTGACGTATATAATCCCAATGCTCTACAATCTCACGGGTTGTCTCCACCGTACCGTACATCATTGTAGCCGTTGACTTGATCCCAAGCTTATGTGCCTGACGGTGCACTTCGAGCCATGTATCTTTATCGTGTTTTTTAGGTGCGATGATATCACGTACTCTGTCTGAAAGTATCTCTGCGCCTGCACCAGGGATCGAGCTGAGTCCTTTGGCTTTCAATCTACGCAACACTTCGGAGATACTGATCTTTGAACGGTTGGCAATGTAGTCTATCTCGATAGATGAAAAACCGTGTATCGTGACTTGAGGATATTTCTTTGAGATATGTTCAACAAGGTCTTCATACCACTCTATCTGCAGTTTCGGATGTACTCCCCCTTGAAAAAGTATCTGTGTCCCGCCTATGGCCAAAAGTTCGTCTATTTTTTGATCGATCTCATCAAAGGACAGAATGTAGGCATCTTCTTTTTTCTCATGTGTATAAAAAGCACAGAACTTACAATCCACCCAGCAAATATTCGTATAGTTGATATTCCTGTCCACCACAAAGGTAGTAACCCCTTTGGGATGCATCTCTTTCTTGCGTGCGAGTGCCATCTTTCCAAGGGTTTTCAGATCAGCATTTTCAATAAGCTCTACTGCCTCATCAATACTCATACGTTTATGTGTAGAATTGGTACGAATCGTCATTTAGTGCCTCACTTACATTGCGTTTTCACGCATATCATTTTTTATTTCTCTTTATCCAATGCATCCAAAACACCATTGATAAACTGTGGTGACTTTTCATCTGCAAGTTCTTTTGCCAATTCAACCGCTTCATTAATGATAATAGCTTTATCTGTTTTGGCGACAAGGATC is a genomic window of Sulfurovum sp. XGS-02 containing:
- a CDS encoding pitrilysin family protein is translated as MAALVQEIEVKGSKVPVVFEQEKYLPIVSIQLVFKNAGHLSNTKDGLADMSARLMNEGTSKEGSVGFATKLDAHAVEIGAHVGRESFVIEVSSLKSEFPYAVERLEELLKDPNYTKEALAHIKHQKIGWLTQKKSDFDYIAGTSLRATLFKGSVLARPYDGTIESIESISLEDIQTFISTHLGYNNAIGVVGGDITLDEAEGYLTKLLAVLPKVEEEEVESIQASDKKEVVLIDEDTQQAYIYFGAPFNYSYKEKDQYLAKIAEYLLGGAGFGSRLMEEIRVKRGLTYGVYSSFRRTKPVSYLSGYMQTKLSTQDEAKDLIQEVVDTFVKEGITQKELDDTKKFLLGSEPLRTETLSQRLHRAYNDYYYGRPLDFSKEQLKKIESVTLDEVNAFIKAHTELSDITFSIVTKKEAAPAK
- a CDS encoding dehypoxanthine futalosine cyclase, which gives rise to MTIRTNSTHKRMSIDEAVELIENADLKTLGKMALARKKEMHPKGVTTFVVDRNINYTNICWVDCKFCAFYTHEKKEDAYILSFDEIDQKIDELLAIGGTQILFQGGVHPKLQIEWYEDLVEHISKKYPQVTIHGFSSIEIDYIANRSKISISEVLRRLKAKGLSSIPGAGAEILSDRVRDIIAPKKHDKDTWLEVHRQAHKLGIKSTATMMYGTVETTREIVEHWDYIRQLQDETGGFRAFIMWSYQSDHTQLKRELPTITKTSSNLYLRYLAVARLFLDNVPNIQSSWVTQGSYIGQMALLFGANDLGSTMMEENVVSAAGAKNQMNQEEMIKLIRDVGEKPAKRNTAYEILERYYE